The genome window AAGTGttcaatttattaatttatatatattattaattcaatttattttcagtactttttgtgtgtttgtgagcgtCTTTCAGTAAGAGTGCTGTTTTCCTGTCTTTGGCAGAGATTATTAAACAATTTTGGCTACATTGAGTTATCCTGTGGTTGTATAACACTGTCAAACTTAATATGTCAAGTAAGACAAAGTAATAGGGGCATCTGTGGCTTAGGAGGTAGAGcggtctgcatgtcaaagtgtcctccGAAATTTCTCCCGATGGCTGTGCCGTtggtgtgtgagagtgtgtgaatgattacTTTCGGTTTCTCATGAACAgttagcctctgccatcagtgtattaatgtgtgttaTTGGGTGAATGTGACACGTTGTGTAAAGCGCATTGATCAGAAGTGGTCGGATgtctagaaaggcgctatacaggcacagtccatttaccataatactgtctgtgttgttgtacataatatgaatatatatatgtaattttaGTGGACAGATTTTCTCCCTGTAGCTCCTAATTTTCTGTGTGGTAtgtaactgtttttttgttttttctgattcAGGTTTGGCAGATCCCTGAGAACGGACTTGAGACTCCCCTTTCAGAGCCTGTGGTCGTGTTAGAGGGCCACTCCAAGCGGGTCGGCATTGTGTCCTGGCATCCCACCGCTCGCAACGTTCTCCTCAGTGCAGGTAACCTTTGACTGAGTCCTGTGGTAAACCCGGTGTCCTCAAAGTGAAATAATGCTGTCTATTTGGCCATTTGTCCACTGTGCACAGCTGAAGTTCAAATATGACCCCTTATCTCACGGATTGCCTTCTGTCGCGTAGCTTTGGTGTAATGTAAAGTGCTCAAAATAAACTTGGACACAGAGGACTGTGTAGTCAGGCTGTGCTGCATGTGTCCATTTTAGGGTGTGACAACCAGATTATCATTTGGAATGTGGGCACGGGAGAGGCCATGATCAACCTGGAGGACATGCACCCTGATGTTATATTTAGTGTCAGCTGGAGCCGCAATGGCAGCCTACTGTGCACCGCCTGCAAGGACAAGAAGGTCCGTGTCATCGACCCCCGTAAACAAAAGGTTGTTGCGGTAAGTGGAAACGCTGCAGGGGATTTGGAGCTCGTTTGCTTCTCACATGGAATAATCTTTCCCAGAATCAGCCACCAAACTGTTGACTCAAAGCCTACTAACATGGCTGCCTAATCTGACACAtggctgtgtttctgttttcaggAGAAGGACAAAGCACATGAAGGAGCTCGACCAATGAGAGCAATCTTTTTAGCAGACGGAAACATTTTCACCACTGGATTCAGCCGCATGAGCGAGCGCCAGTTAGCCCTGTGGAAAACTGTACGTCACTGGAGTGAATAACATTCAACCCATAACACACTGATGCATACCCATAGACACTGCACTTTATATGACACTTAGAGCTGTAGAACCTTGCTTTGTGCAGCTTCCTACCAAGGATATAAGTGCAAATATTGTCTCCCGTGCTGATTGAATGTGAAATGAAGAATTCTTTTCCTATCAAATTTTTACACCTCAGCTCCAGTTGAGGGCAACACCAACACATTAATTTCACATGTCCAGATCTAATTAACAGGGGTCATTTTTTATGTATTGGCAGAGtatgattttgttttggtttattaTTGGCTATAGGTGAGATAAGTGTGATGTATTGAGCACAGGTGCAGCAGAGATTACAGGCAATAAATGATATAACGTCACAATTTAGCATCACTCCAAATacttaattttgtgtttccaggaAAACATGGATGAGCCAATATGTGTTCAAGAGATGGACTCCAGTAATGGAGTTCTGCTGCCCTTCTATGACCCCGACACCAACATAGTCTACCTGTGTGGAAAGGTGAGCAGGATTGTAAAGAAATTCCGCTATTGTTTCCCATTTCTGATAATACAGTTCACAAACTGACGTTGAGCTGCAACTGTGCGTCCTCAGGGTGACAGCAGCATTCGGTACTTTGAGATCACTGATGAGGCACCGTTTGTTCACTACCTCAACACCTTTTCCACGAAGGAGCCCCAGAGAGGCATGGGATACATGCCCAAAAGAGGTCTGGATGTCAACAAATGTGAAATTGCAAGGtattatgttatattttttttagcttttgttCATTTAGTTTGTGCTCCTGTGCATTAGTATAAGGCTCATCATCTTTAATTTTTATAGAATTTGTCTGAAAAAGACCccagtttttcattttaaaccaaTTTCACCTAGGTTTTAATGTTGAATTTAATCTCCACGCACCTAAAAGTTGCTGCAAGGGGACCtcactagggctgcaacaaacaattgttttctttatcaGTTAAtctacagattttttttcctcaattaattgtttggtgtataaaatgtcaggaaagtTTGAAAAATGCCAATCACAGTTTAAGTTTTTACGATCTTGTTTtcattacttttaaaaatatttaatttaaacaaactaATGAGCCATAGTAATATGTACATTTATATAAAGACTGAATTGCTAATGTATTCCTTTTTTTGATAAATACTCTGACactggtctgttttttttttttttttttttttacattttgcagtTAACAGGTTTGCTGTGTATGATcttaattatattatatgaaACCTCTCTGTAGGTTTTACAAATTACACGAGAGAAAATGTGAACCAATCATCATGACAGTCCCGCGCAAAGTGAGTCTGCGTTTGTATCAAGTGATAAATATGCTGCTGTTTTATAGACCATCCGCACCTTACAGCATTCTCCTCATGACATTTCCTGTATCCTCTCCACCAGTCGGATCTGTTCCAGGACGACCTGTACCCCGACACAGCCGGGCCTGATCCCGCCCTGGAGGCAGAGGAGTGGTTCGCAGGGAAGAACGGAGGCCCCATCCTGATCTCACTCAAAGATGGATACGTCTCCACGAAGAACCGAGATCTGAAAGTGGTCAAGACGAACGTCTTGGAGACCAAGCCAGCCTCAAAAGCAGAAAACATCCCGACTGTCCAGAAGCGTGTTTTTCCTCAGCCCTCAGTAGTGAGTATCCCAGCATATTTCATTgctcaaaattattttttccttttaattatggattttatttttgtttctctaAGAAAAAAAGTGCACTTTTCAAACACGCAAACAGAATTTGTTGCTGACGTTTGGACTAGTATGGTTGGAACAATTCACAAAAGTTATGGATCAGCACATACTTTGGTATTTGGGTCACGATTCAGTGGAGCAGCAAGGGAAAATTTTAACTGCTAGAGGGCTTTATTGCCTGTGAAATCCCTGCTCATTTTGAGGTTGATAAGATGCACACAAAGTCTCCTGTGAACAGTTCTGGAAATGATTAGCAGCCTTGTAAGAGTTAAATGAGACCTTGGTCGAACTAACTTTCCTTACGCTTTTGACCAGAAAATGGAAGATAAACTGGAAGAGGTACTTCGAGAGTTCAAGTCACTCAGGGACCGTGTCATTCTCCAAGACCGTCGAATCGCCAGACTGGAAGAGCAGGTTGCCAAGGTTGCCATGTAAAGGCACGGCCCCTTCCCACGACCGTCCGTAGTTTTGGAGAGTGTCGAGTGGACGGGGTCGGCCACAGCCAAATTCTCGAGATTCGGCTTCATTGAGCTTGGCGTCGTCCCTGCGATGAGACCAAGCCTACATTCCAATAAGTCTCCAGTTTCACACTTTCGCCCcgacacacactcagaaacgGAAAAACTCTTGCAGCTCACGTATACATTTGAAGAAAAGACATTTTTGTTGAAGGAAAAGTCTTaactcttttttgttttgttttcaaatttgTGGTAAAACATTCTTATGTGAAGTTTGTACTTACTACTCAAAAACTGTATGTAGCATCAGTATTTCCATTGTTACTTTTTGTGTTGCCAAATATGAGTCGTGTGTTTTTTCATGCACTGCTTTTACATTGACTTTCTCTCCTGTTATACATTCCAGTGAAAACCTAGTAGATTGATTTAGTCaagctggattttttttttaacaatagcTGTTGAACTTTTTTCCTCCCACCAATTTGCTCATTCATAACCATCAGATTTATGAATGTGAAAGAATTCCTGAATTCTTAAATTTGTTTCCGTTCTTCTGGGCTTCAAATTTAACATTAGGGTTTTACTGGGGGGGAGGGTTGCATCTCTCTGGTGTAAATGTTGTGCAAATGTAGTGGTGCCTCTTGTCACTGTTAAGGGTCAAACTAAAGTCGCCCTCTCTGGTGCGTATTTGGTGTTGGGAAGGGACCACTCACCCAGCTCTTGTTTCACTGAACCTCTGACAAACAGTTCTGTGcacaaaataaagattttacacatgaatacctcctttttccttttctttacacatttTTTGCACTTTTATCAATTTATATTCCTGCAGGTCGAGTGTGGCTCACAGTGTGTTAGTGGGAGCGTTACATTTACTCAATTTCACTTCTGCCCTCAGATAGGGATTTGAAATGTCAGCCAGTAATAAAAACCCCTCTGGTATCTGCTGGAGACATAGGCTACTGTACATCTGAGGAGCACTTTTTATCAGTCAGCATGTGGTGCCAAGAAAAAGATTGGATGAGTGCTGAACAGCGGTGGAATGTAAATACCTTTATTCTAACCCCGAATACTTTCTGGGATGGTAGTTATGGATGGATAAAGAAGAAGGTACCAGAAGGAGGGCACCAGTTGTACTTAGGCCAAACATGAAAGCACTCAATCTAAATCGTCAACTATTTTCTTCATTAATCACCTAatctataaaaaacagaaaatattgagTTTCCAGAGCCCAAGTTGATGTCTTCCAATAGCTTGACAGGACCAAAAGCCATAGACACTGCAGTTAATGTAGTGGTATCATAGAAGACTTTAAAAAACAGCAGATACTTacactggagaagctggaaccagtgaatTTGGGGGATAACAGTTAATCGATGAATGAAAATTCCTGTTGCTTAATTTTGTCAACAGACTAATCGATGGGGTGGAACAGTGGTGCAGTCACCTCGCAGCAAGACGGTCTTGGGTTTGAACCTTGTTCGTCCCAGGCCCTTtatgtgtggagtttgtatgttctccccgtgtctgggtgggttctctccaggtgctcccaCTTCTTCCAACCGTCCAGACATGCAGGTTAATTGGTGATTTTAAATTGCCCTTATTTGGCTTCAGCCCtactgtacacaggataagcggttgacaatgaaTGAGACTAATCAATGACTCCGAAAGCCTAAAAATTCTCCTTGATTAGCTGTCACTTCTTTTTCTGCCTGATGGTGATGCTAAAGCAGCAGTCATCAGGTCATTAAAACAAGGCCCTCTGCTgtaacaatgttttattttagtgtgaggtctatttcagttttcatttaATGGAAGTATCTAACAAGTGCTTTATTGTAAAGGGTATCAAGCCAAGTAGGTTGAAAAGAACTGGTATAATCTTAATAATGATAAATGCCATCTTTTGTAGGAGGTGACTTGTTTGTCTACACCAATCAGCCACTTCCTCATAAAATCAGGCAATCAATACAAGCCATTCATTCACCTTTCCAGTACAAAAGATTAGCTAAGCTTATGACTCTCTTTATGGTAACAATACTATATCATTCGAGGAAATAgcataataaacacaacatttgacCCCACAATAgattaaaataacaatgaaatTTATAGAAACATAGGCCAAGGGAAAAAGGTCaccataaatgtaaatatgccgTTAACTGATCCGTAACTTTAACACAGAATTCCAGAAACTCTGGAATACATAAACACTGACCAGGGAGGTTGCACATGTATTTCAAATGACAGATGATAAACAGATCTATAACATAACATGCGGAGAGATACTGGACATTGTATATTGTCTTTCATGTGACACAGGAAAGCCCATACAGAGTATGAGATTAAGCAGCGATATCTTTATGGTTTAAGGTAGTCACCCTGTGTAAACGCTCTATGTACAAATTACAACTGTGTTATattagcatgttttttttagtgTAGCATCCCAGCATTTTATGAGTTTTTAGAGTTGTGCCCCATTCATGCAGATTCCAACTTAAAATCATCCtggtaattgttttttttattaggcCTCTTTAAAATcctatttgattgcagagcacCGCAGCGCATTCGCGCAACACATCCTCTCACTCGtccctcgctctctccctcttcctcatgaacacagctgcacaaatctgtccaacataacgctgtcaatgtcagagacccagcttaaaaaaagttattagcaagcatgtaaggagcatagctaataaggagagctaagttaatgttagaatacagctgggttttcaaggctagcacgctgtatatagctggtagtcaatatcTACTGCACGCGCACACGCCCCCACTCCCTGTCCCAGTGCGTCAcatttacactgtcattctgtgggaaacacagcAGTATATATGTTTCTTTAGTATAAGAGAAGATGTTCCTTTATTAACCCCCCGTAGGGGAAATTCATgttggcacagcagcacagaggaatataaaagaagaagaaaatacgatacatgtaaaaatatacacattGTACACACactataacaacaacaataacaactaTTATGTACAAtgtacacattatatatatacacacacacacacacacacacttaggcCCCGTTTATGCAGGCACTTAGTTTATGTTGAAAAATTTATTTCTCAGCTAGGTAAATCTGGC of Micropterus dolomieu isolate WLL.071019.BEF.003 ecotype Adirondacks linkage group LG13, ASM2129224v1, whole genome shotgun sequence contains these proteins:
- the LOC123982081 gene encoding coronin-1C-A-like, whose amino-acid sequence is MLRRVVRQSKFRHVFGQAVRNDQCYDDIRVSRVTWDSSFCAVNPKFVAIIIDASGGGAFLVLPLQKSGRIDKVYPTVCGHTGPVLDIDWCPHNDLVIASGSEDCTVMVWQIPENGLETPLSEPVVVLEGHSKRVGIVSWHPTARNVLLSAGCDNQIIIWNVGTGEAMINLEDMHPDVIFSVSWSRNGSLLCTACKDKKVRVIDPRKQKVVAEKDKAHEGARPMRAIFLADGNIFTTGFSRMSERQLALWKTENMDEPICVQEMDSSNGVLLPFYDPDTNIVYLCGKGDSSIRYFEITDEAPFVHYLNTFSTKEPQRGMGYMPKRGLDVNKCEIARFYKLHERKCEPIIMTVPRKSDLFQDDLYPDTAGPDPALEAEEWFAGKNGGPILISLKDGYVSTKNRDLKVVKTNVLETKPASKAENIPTVQKRVFPQPSVKMEDKLEEVLREFKSLRDRVILQDRRIARLEEQVAKVAM